The genomic interval TGCTTTGGTACAATGTTGTGCTTGTGTGGCTGTATTTCTTCTAGCATCCTACCTAGAAATGCCAGCCAGGCCACTGGTACATGAACTGCTCTCCAGAGACATTGTATTTGCATTCACTTCTTGTGTAAGACCACTTTCAGCACATGCTTTTTACCTTGTAATCCTCCATGCTGCTCACTGCAAAGTGAGGAGGCAAACCAGCAGCCAAAATGAGCATGTAGCtgagacagatgaaaaaaatatcactcTTTAGTTCTGGGCTTTGTGTCTGcggaaaagaaattcagagtcATTAATAATcagcagctgcccagggaaaaTCTAGCTAGCTCGGCGCTCATGTGATGGTTAAACATGCAAGTGAGCGATAACACTAGTGGTAAGTCATTTGTGTTTAAGAACACAAAacaaggcaataaaaaaaacccttagcATCTTAGAATTTGCAAAAAGTATTGGAATTACTGTAAATTTTTGAGGATAGAGACCGTCTTTTTGATGCTGATTGTTGCCAAACAGATGCTGAAGAAAGGTGAGGTTTGCAAGTATTGCTGCTGTATTCCTACCACACTGCCACATAGTAGAAGCTTACATACCTTATGGCACTGAAACCCTACAGATCTCTTAAACACTGCGGAAGAAATTGTCATTAAATAGCACCGGTATTGACTGCCGAGCAATGCCCCCAGGAACCGGCCAGCAGTTGGACCACTGACCCCAACTCTTGGAGGTTGCTCATCCAACCAGGCTTCCAACCCATCCAGCCCTTATCACTTCAGCATGgctatttaaattaattttcaccaAGAAAGGCAGGACACTCACATTGTAAAAGGGCTCACTCCAGACGCGGATGCGCGCGGTGGAATTGAAGAGCCTTAGGAAGGTGTTGCTGAGGATGTTCACGAGCACGGGGAAACAGTTGATGGGTTCTGCGCTGCACATGACCGTGAACCGGTAGCTCTGAAGATGTAAGAGCAAAAGACGTTACCGTCATGCCCATGAGGTCCTGGGTGAAGGTGAGGTGACCAGATGtgaaaggtttaaagaaaagcaatgacAAAGGCAGACAGTTTTATTGGTGAGATGACGGAGACCTGGAAGTGTGCTAACAGGTACCACGAGCGAAATGATTGATAAAGACACAATTTCTggagaaaagcacaaaagaCTTGCATTAATGCTTTTCTCTAAAGATTGCTGTAAAGAAGCATACAGTGGAAAGAGCCAAATATAATCCTGGTTTCCCACAAACAGGACTACCCATATTATTTAATATGTCAAATAAATAGTCTCCCTCTTGCTGGTGTGTGTATTTCACTGTGCCtcatttaaacacatttcagaaaatcctGTTGACGTACaggatgaaagaagaaaaaatatccttCACCTTGCCTTCCAGGGATATTTTTATAGCTCCATTATACAGTGGAATGCTTGTGATGTTTTTCTCAAGAGTTATTTCTGGGATTATGTTTTgagttttcaaagcagcaatGAAATCCTCAATTTCTGAACCTGAAATCAAATCAAGAACAGAAAttagagtttttttctttaaaaataaacagtttcatATAGACAAGTTCTCACTTGCAGAGGTAcgttaaaaaaatccaaacattcAGAATCTATGCAAacatattttctctatttttttctattttaattaaactggTTAAACAGAATGTATGTTTCCATACTTACTTtgtttatcactttttttttttttttttttaatttgcctagTTCATTACTCTTAAATATCCGCTACTCAGTTATCATCACTAAAACTGGATTTGCTTTTGCTCAGAAGAAAACACCTCCCAAAGccataaatatataaaagagcATACAGAAAGAGTAAGGCAAGGCTGGTCTATCAACTCTAAGAGGACTTAGAGTGGTGCAGAAAGTGAATCAACATCATGTGTTCTTCACCTGTATCATTGAAGATGAGAAGATTTGTTGATTTATCTCGAATTTTCTCTTTAGTGGGAAGAAAATACGAGCTAGCTGTCATTTCCCAGTTAGTGGAGCTGTCCCACAGTTGAAATTCAATGAAAATCATCAGCATTGGAAGGATAAATATTCCAAAGAACAGCAATCTAGATGGAAAAACAGACCATAAGTGGGTCTAGGGGAACTCCACCTTTAACTAATTATGTGATTTATGTTGAGAAAGACAAAGGGAAATTTAAAACTTAAGCAATTCAGAGCTCTACCAGTAAGTTCCCACTGTCCTTATTACTGAGCTTTTAAGCATTTTCCACCTAATTCTCTGCTTCTAAACATCTCCACCAGTATTTAAGCCTTCCCCCAGTCACTCAAGGAAATGATCAAATCCTTTGAAAAGCACCAAGCCAGCACAAGGGCTGCAGAGTAGGCGAGAGCTCCCGTACTTACATGGACCTGAGAAACTTTCCTTCATGCTTTAGTTTTAAGAAGCGAACTCTCATGACGGCACACACTTGCTGCCTCCAGAGTGCCATCCCGCTCACTGCCGCGCTCCCTTGCTcggaaaacaccaggaggctTTGGTCCCTCTCCTCGAGGTCTCCGTCTTCTGCATGTTCATCATGAGAAATACCGTTACCCACAAAGAGCGTTCAAAGAACACGCTTTAATCTCAAACAGTCAACAAGGATCTTCTGTTCTGAATAGAGGTACGCTTTTATTTTTtagccagaaaagaaacaagggcAGAGAAAATGGGCCATAATTTATCCAGAACATAATTTATATCGGTGAATTCAGACTGGCTGAACCTGGGCTCATATGGCAACACATCCAATAACTTCACTGGCCTTGTGAAATGCCTTCTGGCTAGTTTATCTCTTCCCACCTCCTGGTCTGGGCAGTATACCCTTCAAAGGCAAACACCTTTCCAACATCAGTCTCAAATTCCTGTGCTTAAAAGCCTGTGGGAAGTCAAGACTGAATCATCCAGACTTCTCCAAGAAGATATTCTTCACTAAAGGAAAGTTGAATACAACTGCAACTCTTGACCTACCAAAAACTACCAAAATTCACATTGAACAGAAACTCATTAGACATTCAATTaaaacatatgtatatatggaACCTTAATCATACCACACTTGCCAGTTGGAGtcaatgttttaaattcttgatCGATGGCTTCGTCGTGCTCCAGCTTCAGGAAAACATCTTCCAGGGTTGTCCTGCTAACCTCATAATTAACAACCCCCTGCAAAAGACTGCTCTCGAGATGGCTGAACAGATCTGCACAATAGAAACAACCAGACTCAGCCCAGCAACCAAGGCAGAGTTTCTGCTCAACACTAGACTGGCATGATTCATATTGTACATTCTGGCATTCGCATCATTAATCTCCATAACTTAAAAGCCATGGCAAAATTATTGTGCTCTTTAGAGGTAAATAGTAGAAAATTCAGAGTTCTTGATTACCATGGGCCTTCCTGGTAGGAGAAATCTCATCCTGAAACCAGAGGAGACTCAGTGGACTTTAGTTTGTAGATTAGTTggtggattttcttttgttcatctGCATTATTAATATTAGCATGTCGATTAGAGGCTTTCTTTAAGGCTGATGTTTATGCAGCTCCCATGCAGTATGGACCACGGAATATAGTTATTCCCTTCACAGcaactttgctttctgcttttcccaccACTTGGTTTCTCTTTACAACAGGTACAACGACAGGTTTGTCTTACCTGGGAAGCTATCAGTGTTTTCCAGAGGTAGCATATAACACAGCTCGTCccctttctgtcctttgagCACGGCATTGGGGATGTACTGTCTGACCAGGGATGATGTAAGCTCAGGGTCACACAGCTCATTTATGCGCATCCtgtttgtattaaaaagcaACTGCTATGAcattaaatgaggaaaaaaaaaaaaaaaaggtatgcaTCATCCATTTAGAATACAAAGCCAGTGGTCGTTCTTCACGCCATAGGGAAACCTCCAGAACTGGGCAgcatttcagtgggaatttttaTAGACATCTGCAGTGCCCCTGGTTTTGCCATGCATGCAAGAAATAGTTGAGGTTAAGAATAACAATCCTGGCCAGTACTGCTAAACcaagaacacagaaattaaaattcaaagaaaaacaacttcacaTTAAAGCTGTTGTATGTCACTCTGGCACCACAGAGTATGTGGAAGTTGCAATTCATCTTACTCTGGTCCCCTTTTGGCTTCAAAGCAGGTTGCAAAGTCTTTTTAGGTACATGCTCAGAGCTTTCAGGATCGGGttccaaagaaaagcagcttgctATCCAAAGCAACATATTTTTGGCAGCCTCAAAAGTCTTCTAAAATGAATTGTCAAGATTTCTATTACTCTATATAGAAACTCTATAGAGACACAGACTCTACAAGAACATAGGCACATCGACTAGAAGCTTTTCATAAAAAGCGTGatgaccaaaaagaaaaggctttacCTTAAGTGATAGCCAATTCCCCATTTTCTCTTCAAGTACAGAGATGACCCAACACACTGTAATCTCCCATTTGACAGGAAAGCTTTCCGATCTAAGGAGGTATGAATACAAAGGGGTTAGGGGGAATTTACAGCAGTGCAGCAGACTGATCTCACTCTGCTCCTTCTGAATtcaacagacatttttataatGAAGTCGAGAGGAGTAAAACCAGGCCAGTGCtgaaggtttctttttaaaccgCTGCCTTTCTCCTAAGCATCAAGGTTAATCTTTTAATTATGCAATCTTACAGGCTTGTGGACAATTGCccatgcagcccaggagcaaTAAGGAAATAGCAAAAATATCAATTCAAACAATATCACTAATTTGTGTGGGTGCTGCTAGCGGTATATCCAGGTAATATGCAACTGCTTCATCCTGAAGCAGAGCATAAGCAAGGTCTTGGAGGGGCACGTTAGTCCAGTTTTAGCCTTTGCTCAGCCTGGGTTGGGTGGTTGCTGTCAGACAAAACATGTCCAGAGAGCACAGACCGCATCATGGTGGGACCCATACACGGGCTCTGCAATGGGAAACCCTCATTTGCAAACTGCAGTCAACTACAGTGTGAAAATCTGGGCTCACCAGCATGAACATCAGCCTCCTCCATGGACTGGGTCGTGAAGAACGTCACGCGTCCAGCCTGGCGTTCCTTCAGAAGGCTCCACACATGGTGCCTGGAGCAGGGATCTAACCCAGCTGTTGGCTCGTCTAAAAGCAACACCTGCAAAGGTGAATAAGATCAGACCTCCACGTGTCCAAGCCggcatttctgtttttacataattttcatttcatgctttAGATGATCTCACTCTAAGAATAAAATGCATCCTCAAATATCAGCCATTTTTAATGCTCTTTCTTCTATTACAATATTATtatccttttaatttaaaatatggttCTCGTTGACCTAGGTTCCTCAATCTTTCCAGCAGCTGAGTGAATTAGTAAGTCAACAGACTTGGAGTGCCGGGGGAAAAGCACAAATGTCTGCATGTCAAGTCAAAATATAAAGCTACATGCTAAAACCGTACATGTTGTGTATGTGTAAATATGACCAGTCCCTACCTGGGGATTCCCTAAAATTGCAATTCCAAgagacaattttcttttttgtccccCACTCAGAGCATCGGAGCGAACGTCCTGAAGGTCGGTGAGGTCCAACATCGTGAGAACTTTCTGCACCTTGGCAATATACAAAGACAAGAGCCAGATTTCCAAAGCACTGGttgcattttaattcataaatGGCTACACACAGTACAGGAGAGTATAACTTCAAGATTTAAAACTTATCTGCTTTAAATGGCTTTGCTTAGAGATAAATACTGCAAATCTGAATTCTAACTCTTAGGACGTGAGGataagaaagaactgaaaaatcacTTCTCCCCTAAATTAGGGTTGTTCTCATTTCCACAGAACAAGATGCTGGTGATAATCTTTTATAAAGAAAGCTCAAACTGTCCAAGATGCCATAAAACAGAGGTCAGTGACTGACAAGCACATACCAACCTCTTGCTCTACTTCTTTCCACTGAATCCCCTTGATGTGAGCAAAAGTTCTCAGGTTTTCCTTCACCGTTAAGgcttcaaaatgcaaattaaattggGGGCAAATCCCAACCATTGCCTGAATTCCCTCCATATCCTGTACTTCAGAAACATTGTAGTTGTAGATCATTGCAGAACCTGCACACAGGAATGAATGAAACAAATTTCATACTGTACAGTATTTCCCAGTTATAAGGGGAAAGCAGACTGCTTTGTGTTCATACCTTTGACATTAATTCCAGCATTGTGGATGTTTctcaagtgtttaaaaaaaaaggcaaaatatctTTGAGTTGTCCAGAGCTTTAATACCACTCAAAAGTATTTCAGGGTGCCAAATTTCTCCCTTAAGAACTAAAACATATTTCCTATAGGTGTGCAGCTCATGGAAAACATCAGGCCATCCAAATGGAGAAATAACCATCTGTGTATGCTTGCACACATGAGCGTATCCACAAGGGATTAGCCGTGAAGCTCGTGTTGAAGCAGCAATCTGCACTGACAACAAGCCAGACTGAATGACTGAGGGAAAACTTGGGGTTTTGCATCTTTACCCCCTtacacctgaaaaaaacaaacagcatctCTTCAGCATCCAGGTCCATCCTCTTACCAGCTGAAGGCTTGGAAAATCCACTGAGCACATGTAAGAGAGCAGTTTTTCCAGATCCACTGTGACCAAGTAATGCAGTGATCTGGCCTTCATATATATTTAAGGACAAACCTAGAATAGAAATAGGATAACATTAGGATGAAAGTTTGTGAGAAATAGACTCGTACCTGTAGCTTGCTGCCAGGTATGACAGAGCAGTGACATTTCTTTTGAAGCTGAGAGGCAAAAACACAGATCCAAAAACATGGGTTGCATCTTCAGAAGTTAGGACTAAACTTAATAAGGAACGTGCAGTCATGTCTTGATTGAATTCAGGGAACAAGTGTATTCTTTAAAGAATTTTGTCTTCCATTTTCTACGAGGTTCATAACCTTTTATTTTAGCGTGGCTCAAGAGAGAGTCCACAGAAAGTGAAGAGCTCATAGCTTTTCCAGCGCCTGAGATTTCAGGAGTTATTTCAAAGCAGCCAGACTTTGCTacctcatttcctttttaaaaaaaagacttattttgtgtttttgtgggttgtttgtgttggggttttttttatttaatataaaccTTTGAGACCATATTGATATTTTCACCGTCACTTGGAGTTCTTGTTAAACAAAGGTATTTAATAAATACCTCACAACTATGCTACGACTATGCCAACTAGTTGCATACCTGCAGTTGGCAGACATGCAAGTGCTTGGAGAACACTGCTCAGCCAGTGACAGCAGATTTGGTTTTTTGGTCCCTGGCTATAGCCAAGTTTTGTTTGCCCAAAATAGTTCACATTTTGAAAGGGAGGTTTGAGAGGGCATTTTGACAGTGGTTCATTGCTGCAAACCCCACAGCTTTTAAGGAGACTTCTGCTGTAGCAAAATACAATAAATGGTAATTTTCCTGGAGTGAACAGGAAGATGACAACCTGGTAGAAATTTGCCAGTAATTTAGCCCAGCAGAAATAACCATCGcataatgtattttaacagtGCTGGAGGCAGAATTAAGTACATCCAGtacatttcaaaacagtttgCTTTCGTATgtagtgaaaaatgaaattaaaagaattacAAAGCCTTTCTTACCCCTTAAAGCTTCGGTTGTCTTGTCCTTCttcttgtatatttttttaatattgtttagTCTAAAGGAAAGGTAAGCAAGCCATTACTATTGAATGTCACAATTTTGGCATGTTTCCTCTGCCTCGAAGTAACCTTTGGAAACTGCTGGAAGAATATTCTCAACCTCCTCCTCAAACTGGTCCTGCTCGTTACCATCTGAAGGAATTGCTTTATGCAATTTGTTTTTTGTGCACTTTAAAGCAGATTTAGCTAATGTACTTTTCtaaaagatgtttaaaaggTTTCAAAGTCAAACTCAATGAACACTTAGTGAATGAAGCAGGAGGCCCTAGGGAATGAGACAACACGTGGTTATACAATTAAAAGCGATGACctagttattattttagcagatttatatttgctttctagTAATAAGCAATGGGCAGCAACAGCAATGGGCCAAACTAGCCCTGTAAAGATGTAAATAACAGTATCTTATGCAGCACACTCCATCAGCAGTGTTCTTAAAGACGATGGTGAAGGGGAACAGactcgctgctgctgctccgaAAAGAGGAAAGTGCGGGGCAGCGAGTCGGTCCCTGGCACAGAGGATGCACGATGTCTAATAAATGTTCAAATCCAGGTCTAGAGCAGAATGAAACACTGAACAGACCCTCCCTTTCACATGCTTACCATTAACCTGATCTGTATATGTTAGATGGCTCAGTGTAACATTTACCGGTGCAATATGGCTATGCTCTCTAGAGTCAAATATAACCATAGTGTTGTATTTTTCATGCCTACAGGAGTCTTTACCTAATTGCTTCCTTCCCATCAAAGCCTGGAGGCATCGGCTCGATGTTATTGCTGGGGATAGGACCGTGGTTGCTCTCGCTGCCAGCTCGCACCCCCGTGTACCCGCTCCTGGGCTTGAACCAGTACGATGGTCTCAGGAAGAACGAAGGTGGATAGGGTGCTCCATATTTGCCTAattcagaaacagagaaggtGAAATATTAGCCCAAAACTGGTACCTGTCATCTCAACTTTGATAAATGCCATGTCCAGCCATCTCTTCCTCTATAGCTGCAGAATATAGACTTTCAGCAGCGTAAAAGGATTGGTAAGTTCTGTAATTAAAGTTATCCACTCGTCCCTATCCGTAAATGCAGGTGGggaaaaatcacagcaaagaCCTCTTTGACAAGCTCTTTGGCCCAGAAGGTATAGGAAAATCAGGTCAAGTCCTACAACATCCTTTTAAACCCAGTGGTTAGGGATGTTGGAGTAGGATCTCGGTGCCTCGCTGCAAGGTTTAATGTTCCTTTTGGAGCCTGTTTTTGAGACAGGGCCAAATGAGGTAGCTACATGAACCCAGCTTCtgggaaaacaggatttttcccaaatgttttttttcctgagcaaacCAGCAAATCCAGTTTTCATCCCCTGATGTAACGTGGCAAGGCTCGTTGCTGCTAAGACGCCTTTCCACAACCTGACGAGCTCGCTACCGGGACACCTTTTGTGTTGCTCCACGTAGACTGCAGTTTTCTCAGCTCTATCCCACTGCCCCTTTGGCAACTTTTCCCCTATAATGGGAGAGGattatagaagaaaaatgcaagggAATTTGTGTTCTTTCCCTCACACTTCTACTTACCAGGCAAAACCTTATCAAAGTAGACGGCCAACAGCAAATACAAGACACTGTCAAAGCTCAGTATGAGGTATAGGTTAAAGAAAGGGTACAATTCTGGTGTAAAAGCTGGTccatatttttctaattttaccatctagggaaaaaaaaaaagaaaaaagcacaagtCAGATGCAACACTTCCTTTAGCCCGAAATACTATGTGCAAGCCACTGCTGTGTCATCATGACCGTTTTTGCCAGAAACCCATGCCCGCTCATGATCACGATGCTGTTTCTAAGCAGGGCAACATTTATTATGATCACAAGGATCAGAAGTGCTTCCGTAAGCTGAATTCAAAATCGTGCAGAAGTCGTTACTACACCAGAAGAGTGATGTACATGGTATTTGCTAAGTCAGCACTTCAAGACCTCACCGTTCTTGCAAATCTTGGTACCCACCAGACACATCCCACTGCTGTGATAATTTTCCAGAGATTGAAGTTTATTGTATATACAGCCAGTAAAATTCATGATGCAGTTGACAGTCCAACTTGTATGTACTTTTTGGAgtcaagttttcttttcacaaagcaTTTAGGGCAGAGGGGTGTGATTGGGTCGTTATGGCAATGCAAATTACGTATGGCAGCTACTGTTATCTGGCAGAAGCATGCAGCATTTTTGCTGCGGGCTGAACTTTTGTGATGTGCTGGCTTTATTTTGAACATACCTTTGAGATGCCAGCTGTAAAGGCAAAAGGACTGAAGAGATTAAAAATCCATTCTGAAGATGGTGGTAGTTTTTCAAACAGTGTCAAAAAGCCCAGGAATCCAAAGATGACGTAAAGGACAAATCCCACAAAACTGGCAATATTTGGCTGCTTTAACAAGGAGCTGAGCATGAAACAGAAGTGaatctgcagaagagaaaaccaGTAGTTAGCAGGATGCACTTCTgctggcaattaaaaaaaaacaacatgaaaatcCAATGAGCAAAATTAGAGACCCAGTTGAGTTTCAGTTGTCCCCTACAGATGCACATGGCACATCCCAAGGCTTGCCTCATTTAGCAGACAGCTCTGATATTTAGGACAGGTCTATAGGGGTAGACAGATCAGACCCCTGTTGGCCTCTCGAGGAGGCTGGATGCGAGGAGGGAGCCCCAGCCTTCCCATTAATGCTGGTGTTAGCACCTCTCTTTACTCTGATTTCAAGCCAGAAAATGTAGGATTTCAATCCCAAAATGTAATAGGAGTGATATATTAGCCTACAAATTATAACAATAAAACCCAGTAGTGGAGAAATTTTTGTTCCTTCCTCATATAACTCCCAGCCCTAGAGTACTCTGTAGTCTTTGAGTTTCAGGTGTTTTAATTAGGAAACGGAAAAAATTGTGCATCGTTTAAGAACACAAAAGCAGACTTACAGATGCTATGccataaaagaaataaaaaaagtatatttcagaaaagctgtgatCATGGATGACTCCTTTAATCGTGATCAGTGTGAGCAGACTTGCCGTTATTGAAACGTAAACGGTGTACAGCAAGCTCCAGGATAACCTACAAATGAAGGCATAGTTATTTTTGCCTCTGTGCATGACAGCACTTGCCATGACATAGCCAATACAAGACACActctttttaattcaaatacTTTGTAATTCCAAATACACTTCAATTTACAGTTTCCAGACTGGAAAGCTGCAAATATCCATGTCTTGCATGTACCCAAATGATGCCAGCAAAGAGCCACAGGGCATCCTCTGCAGCCAGGTTCACTTATTCTTAATGCTTTTCCTGGTGATGTGAAATACTCATGCTCAGGTGGCTTTGGAAGCCTGTTTTGATAGACCCTATGTCCCTCCTGTGCTTCATCATTTGCAGTTTTCCCCAAAATTTGTTGTTTCTTCACTTCTTGTGTTCTCTGTGCATAGTGACCCGTTTCCTGGAGGCAAGCAACACCTCAACACCAAGAACCCTGCTACATGCATCTCTGCTACTTGGAAGAGTGCTTTCtcattttggggggaggagagcagagccaAATAtaggaaacaacaacaaaaaaacctctgtaTCAGAGCAACGTGCTTGGAAACTGAGGTCCTCACCAAATGGTCCGTTAcagataaaagcagcaaaggttTTGCTTCAACAACATGCAAAACTTGGCTTCAGAATGCCCAGACGTATGGTGAGGCAATTGTGAATGCTGCTGGAGTCTGGGGAATTACTGTTTCTCAGCTGAGCGGTGGTACCAGACCCACATCCATCCTGCAAGCTACTATACATCTTGTATATGTAAGATAATATAATTCTTGTAATTACACAGTTTATTTCTATGAGACTTACCAGAATGCGATATCTTGCAAACCCATTGCTCTCATTAACACCTTgagcttctttttctctcttataaCTTTCACTGATAAAAAGTACATATATGGGGAGAAGCATAAtgtaatgtaaataataaaCCAAATATAATCCAGTTTATATACAGGCTTGATCAAGGGTGATTTCAGACGAACACCGCTAATTGACTTCATCTCTTCCCAGACGGAATGGTTTGTTTTCAcctaacaaaaagaaattagccATTAATTTGATTTGCTGTAATGAAACAGCCAACATcaaaacaaacaggttttcataaGCATTAAAAGTATTAGTGTGTCAATAACAACATTACAGTTATAAGTGGCAAATAACCTCAATATTTAGTATCTTTTGTATTGCCTTGTAATAGACACAAATGCTGCCTTGAGCCACGAGAATGATCTATCATTCTTTTAACATTTGAATCACgctatgtattttaaaagttaatgaTCACAGAAAATGAACTGGTTTggtgttgggg from Aquila chrysaetos chrysaetos chromosome 5, bAquChr1.4, whole genome shotgun sequence carries:
- the LOC115341483 gene encoding ATP-binding cassette sub-family A member 9-like: MAIGLCYSVEPSPGLQKDEEPRHLRAEGDVFLMENTLSAGKMQGIFKKASKIFQQTRALLWKNILLVWRMKRESFQEWITSLFFLLIIQISSSLIFHYPRQEIPYDFLGRLDDPAFNATGVTLAYTPVTNTTRRIMSKVASDSAMTGIIIEEVENEKKMETRGILEEDIIGVVFKDDFSYRLRFQSYSVVSPNDVFEHIDTCSNFSSSNCKVPLYWYAGFLTVQSSIDAAVIEVKTNHSVWEEMKSISGVRLKSPLIKPVYKLDYIWFIIYITLCFSPYMYFLSVKVIREKKKLKVLMRAMGLQDIAFWLSWSLLYTVYVSITASLLTLITIKGVIHDHSFSEIYFFYFFYGIASIHFCFMLSSLLKQPNIASFVGFVLYVIFGFLGFLTLFEKLPPSSEWIFNLFSPFAFTAGISKMVKLEKYGPAFTPELYPFFNLYLILSFDSVLYLLLAVYFDKVLPGKYGAPYPPSFFLRPSYWFKPRSGYTGVRAGSESNHGPIPSNNIEPMPPGFDGKEAIRLNNIKKIYKKKDKTTEALRGLSLNIYEGQITALLGHSGSGKTALLHVLSGFSKPSAGSAMIYNYNVSEVQDMEGIQAMVGICPQFNLHFEALTVKENLRTFAHIKGIQWKEVEQEVQKVLTMLDLTDLQDVRSDALSGGQKRKLSLGIAILGNPQVLLLDEPTAGLDPCSRHHVWSLLKERQAGRVTFFTTQSMEEADVHADRKAFLSNGRLQCVGSSLYLKRKWGIGYHLRMRINELCDPELTSSLVRQYIPNAVLKGQKGDELCYMLPLENTDSFPDLFSHLESSLLQGVVNYEVSRTTLEDVFLKLEHDEAIDQEFKTLTPTGKCEDGDLEERDQSLLVFSEQGSAAVSGMALWRQQVCAVMRVRFLKLKHEGKFLRSILLFFGIFILPMLMIFIEFQLWDSSTNWEMTASSYFLPTKEKIRDKSTNLLIFNDTGSEIEDFIAALKTQNIIPEITLEKNITSIPLYNGAIKISLEGKSYRFTVMCSAEPINCFPVLVNILSNTFLRLFNSTARIRVWSEPFYNTQSPELKSDIFFICLSYMLILAAGLPPHFAVSSMEDYKLRARAQLRLAGLFPSAYWCGQALVDVPLFWTLLCLMFGVLLLFNRFCPLPASTVLPLIICVIGYGVSLVLLIYLIAFKSRTGRSNRYIWSFVFILVNFTLYMLNDLHEEFYFTVSTLIPVFPLLGWLIFSTPGFSLFHSAGLLESWNHIFVAVFAPYIHCVIFAFLLRCLEMRYGEAVTRLDPVFRIQRRRAVTQQNRDHPGEESPEVQAERERVRSVMTSLQQEEESVIVVNSLRKEYEDKKASSIFKKKKKVAVKNLSFSVKKGEVLGLLGPNGSGKSTTIDMISGDVTVTAGEVLLKGCDAAASSPGQDSPGCLGCCPQQDPLWPDLTVHQHLEVYAAVRGMRKEDAVVTISRIAKALDLQKHLKTPARRLSAGEARKLCFALSILGDPTVMLWDEPSVGMDPKGQRHMWKVIQTAMKSKERAAILSTQYLEEEAAAVCDRVAILVSGQLRYIGSLEELKSKFGKSYHLEVKMTDMGQSDALHAEILRLFPYAARQERTSSLLTYKIPMEDALPLSQAFSKLEAAKQNFRLEEYSLSLHTLQQVFVDLCRDPEEHDLDAASNRAVERRPLHA